The genomic window aggaggaggaggaggaggaggagaaggaggaggaggaggagaaggaggaggaggaggagaaggaggaggaggaggagaaggaggaggaggaggaggagaaggaggaggaggaggaggagaaggaggaggaggaggagaaggggaggaggaggaggaggagaaggaggaggaggaggagaaggggagggggaggaggagaaggaggaggaggagaagaggaggaggaggaggaggaggaggagaaggggaggaggaggaggaggaggaggaggagcaggccGCCTCCAGCTGGGATGTGAGGAGGCAGTTTTGTTTAGTGGTCGAGCGAACAACCTTCATAGTTAGGAGAACTGCTCTCTACTCCCGACTTTCCAGCTGTGTGGCTGTTGGAAGACTTCAGCTCTCCCAGCaaacatttcctcatctgtaaaatggggctcaCAGCACGAGGCACTCTGCAGGCTCTTCTCCCGAAGCCGAAGGACTTCACCAGAAGGGGCCATGGCGAGGGCGCTCCAGGCAGGGGAACAGCCTGCGTGAAGCCCCGGGAGTTAAGAGCATCAGGCCCTTTGGGgccgccggggtggctcagtcggttgagcaaccgacttccgctcaggtcaccatctcacggtttgtgagttcgagccccgcgtcgggctcgctgctgtccgcatggagcccaccttggatcctctgtacccttctctgcccctccctcgttccctctctctctcaaaaagaaataaacattaaaaaaaacaaacaaaacagcatagGGCCCTTTAGAGAGCATCAGGCATCCTTCAGGGCTGCCCTGTTCCCTAGACATTTGTACACGGAATCAGTGATCCAAGGAGCCAGATTCCCCGAACCTGgtgtcctcatgtgtaaaatgggggaaCCCCAAGGGACTGAGGATTCAGCGGGAGGCGGCCACGTGCGGGGCTTAAGTAGGTGCCCAAGCACGGCAGCTGTGGTGACATTCGTTCGTGGCTGGCGGGCAGGGGATGTgccaaagagaaaggactcaCGGGAGCGTCTGAACCAGCAGAAATAAATCAGCAACGGGGCCACTAAGAACACGGTCACCACGATCACCACGATCACCACGATGATGGGGATGGACAGGACTGGTTGTGGCTCTTCCTCGTGAGGTTCTCCTAGAAGAGAAGCAGGAGCCAGGGTTGGGTTCCCAGATTTCAGGGGTCTTCACCTGTCTCCCcgcacccgccccccgcccccccacgtTACTCGGTACCCTTTAGGAAGCTACCACTGCCCCTCCCTTGGTCTATACCGTTCAGCAGGACTTGACCCCACCCTGTGGTTCTTAGGCCGAGACTTTGACCCGGGCCAGGCCGATCAGAGCATTCCATTCTCCATGGCTGTTGTGACTGATTCtccgggcaggggagggggctgggacccTGGCTGTGCCAATGACCGGCAGCCCTGGGACTTGGGCTGGAGTTATGGAAAGTGGCGTATTCTCTCCCCTGGGGCTACTGAACTAGGAGAGACGCGAGGCTATAGCTGCTGGGGGACATCTCGCCTCTCTGAGCGCACACACAGCCAGCAGAGACGAGAGAGACGTAAAGGAAAGTTCTGGGGTTACACAGCTGGAGCGTGTGGGTCGGACCATACCTGAAGGTGCATTTTTCAATCAAGTCCCGTTTTTCTTGCTTAGACAATTCGGGGTTGGGCTTCTATGAACTGCAATTGACAGAGCCCTGCCTAATTTGCTTGGGAAGGCCCTTCCCAGTCCCTGGGGACAAGCCTCACGCAACCGCCCCGGCCTGGGTCTGCAGAGTGGCGTAGCCAGGAGTCTGGACGATGATTGTTGCAATGGTACAGGTGGTGAGTTAACAGAGTAAAGGGGGCTCCACTGGTCCTTTCGGGAGGGGGATGAGGGGTAGAATGGGAATCAGAGAGCGGTCCTGTGGCTGAAGACTCCCTAGCCAGGGGACCGCTTCCACACTTCTCCCTCAGAAGGGATCCTGCTGTCACCTCCTCCTTCCGTCCCTCTGTTCTCTCCACccggggcagggttgggggggggggctcctcaCCTCTGACCAGGACGGTCATTTCTGCCTGGCCAGTCCCGAGGGCGTTGGTGACGTGGCAGATGAAAGTCGTGTTGATTGACTCGTCCACGGTACGGATCAGGAGGTGCGAGCCCTGGGGCTCAGCGGAGGGTGGCAGGGGACCCCTGGTCCTGGGGAGACAAGGACGGGTGAGGAAGCGGGAGGTATGAGCCCTGATTGTATGAAGCTCACGCCCCCGTTTCTGAGCGAAGCCGACAGAAGCCCCGAAAGTTCCCCGACTCTTCCTCTCGTGCCCACACCCAGCCCATCAGCAGGTGCCGACCGCCCCGCCTGCAAAACCTCTCCAGACTCTGACCACTCTGCCGCCCTCCCCGGCCACCCCCGCCGGGGCTGACCCCTGCTCTGGGCTGCTGTGGCCGCCTTCTCACAGGGCTCCCCGCCTCCGCTGCAGTGGCCGGAGACATCTCGTTAGAACCACCCTCCGCTGTTCAGAGCCCTCCTGTGGCTGCTGCGTCACTCGGCGTAAACCCCAAGTGCTTACCCGGCCACAGACCCCATGAGCTGGCTGCAATACCACTGACCCCACTGTCTGTTCCTCTCCCCTTGGCTCTGCATCCACAGTGGCCTCCTTATCTTCAAAGGCTCCAGGTATGCCGCCACCTCGGGggctttgcatgtgctgttccctctgccaggaatgctgttccctctgccggGAGTGCTCATCCCCTGGATGCCAGCACGGCTCATCGTCCCTTCCTTCAGGCCTCTGCTCCGATGTCACCTCAGTGACACCTTCGCTGGCCACCCTGTTTCAACTGTAgcgcctccctccctgctttccctCTTTCACAGCACCTATCCTCATCTGACACAGCGCGCTTTACAGTGTTACTCTGTTTATCCTTTCCCTCCCCACTAGAATGGAaagggccaggaggggaggggatttGGCCTGTCTTACTTGCCAAGGTATGTTGGCCAATGGGATCTGGCACACCGTAAACAGTCAAAAAGCTTTGGTTTAATGGATGAAGACGCCAGCATGGAGTTTTGGGCATTCTGCAGAGCTGGGACGGAAACCCGGCCATGGGGCTCGTGAGCCTGAATCGCGGCTTGTGGTTTGAGGCAGGACAGTAAGGGCGTCTGCCAGCACCATTGGAAAAGCTTTGACCGAGACTCCTTTGACTGGCGGTAGGGACTCGACTGTGGCTCTGCACAGACACGGACAGGCGGGGACGGTCCCACCGCTGCATCTGCGTGGTGCAAACGGGAAGTGAGCCCACGTTCAGGTCTGGTTAAATCAGTGATGGCATGCATCTAGGACGGAACCCCAGCAGCACTGCAAAGGGGACCGTGGATGCTTTGAAATGCAGGAAAGGTAAAAGattggtgggtggagggaggggtggaccGATGGACAGAAACGTGATAGAGCAGGTCCGGCAGAATGTCAGTGGGAGAATCCACGTGGTGGGTTTTTGAGCGTTCGCTGGAAAATTCTTAACGTCTTTTGTGTACGTCTATAACTTCCCCTAAGGAAACGTTGGGGGGAAAGGGGATGTGGATCTATGTGCTGGGACCCAGAAAGGCGTTCATGCAATAAGGGGAAAGTTTCAAAACTGGACCTATAGCACAGTTTTTGTTTAGAAGTATAGAAGGATGGGTTCGAAGTATTAGAAGCGGGAAGGATGTATAACAAAGGGTAACGGTGGATATTTCTGGAGGTGGCTGTGTCCAATTGACTACGGGTGCTATTTTCTTCTTGCTCATAACTGGATTGTCTCAAGTTTTCATAATGGTCGTTAAGTTATTTTGTAACAAGCACAAAAGCCCAATACAGACTATGAAAGGCTATCCgtccctctgcctttttctttcctcactctTAACCCTGACCTTGGCATGAACTTGAAGAAATCTGATTGCTCTGTAATGGGGACAGCACCTGCATCCATCAAACTGACTTGAGCAGATTATATGAGGTGACCCatgacagggtgggggtggggaggtggcacAGCCCAGAGGTTAAGAGGGTCGGTTTGGAGGTATTTCTGTCCCCTTGTGGCTGTGGGTCCCCCCGCAAAGGACTGCGCCTATTGGGGCCCaacttaacttttttctttaatttaaaaaaaatgtttattatttttgagagagagacagagtgcgagcaggggaggggcagagagagagggggacacagagtccgaagcaggctccaggctctgagctgtcagcaccgaccccgacgtggggctcgaactcacgacccgtgagatcgtgacctgagtggaagtcggaggcttcactgactgaggcGCCCCGGGCCCCAGCTTATCTTTAACCCTGGTAATAGTGCTTCCTAGGCCCAGAATGTAGATGTCACATGGGGTCCATGACCACCGGTGCACAGCAGACAACAGAAAAGAGCAGGTATAATGGTGAACCTGAACTAAACCCCCTCACACACTGTGCACACCAGACAGAAATTTTACTGGGGCCTAAAGTcaactttctctttttactttcttgcgCTTCCCTCCTCATTCAGACTCAGGagttctgcccccagcccctcttccctcagacccaggagtcctgtccccagccccctcctccctcagacccaggagtcctgcccccagcccctcctccctcagacccaggagtcaggcccccagcccctcctccctcagacccaggagtcaggcccccagcccctcctccctcagacccaggaatccagaccccagcccctcctccctcagacccaggagtccaggcccccagcccctcctccctcagacccaggaatccagccctcagcccctcctccctcagacccaggagtcaggcccccagcccctcctccctcagatccaggagtccagcccccagcccctcctccctcagacccaggagtctaggcccccagcccctcctcacctcagacccaggaatccagaccccagcccctcctccctcagacccaggagtccagacccccagcccctcctccctcagacccaggaatccagccccagcccctcctccctcagacccaggaatccagccctcagcccctcctccctcagacccaggagtctaggcccccagcccctcctccctcagacccaggagtcctgcccccagccccctcctccctcagacccaggagtccagcccccagctccctcctccctcagacccaggagtccagacccccagcccctcctccctcagacccaggaatccagcccccagcccctcctccctcagacccaggagtctaggcctccagcccctcctccctcagacccaggggttcaggcccccagcccctcctccctcacacccaggaatccagccccagcccctcctccctcagacccaggagtctaggcccccagcccctcctccctcagacacagaagtccagaccccagcccctcctccctcacacccAGGAGTCTAGGCCTCCAgcacctcctccctcagacccaggggttcaggcccccagcccctcccctttcAGACCCAGGGACCCagtccccccagcccctcctccctcagacacTGGAGTCCAGGCCCCAAGCCCTCAGATATGGGAGTCcagaccccagccccctcctccctcagacataggagtccagacccccagcccctcctccgtcagacccaggagtctaggcccccagcccctcttccctcagtCCCAGGAATctagcccccagccccctcctccctcagacccacgggcccagcccccagccccctcctccctcagacccacgggtccagccccagccccctcctccctcagacccacgGGCCCAGACCCACCCAGGACTCACGTGCTCCAGTCGTAGCCTGTGGGCTCTGGTTTGCTGCGGACATCACAGTTCAGGGTGGCCTCGCTGCGGCCGAGGTACCAGTTGTCATCATAGCCGGAAATGGAGACCTCAGGGGGGTCTGAGGGAAACAGACGCACGGGCTCAGAGACAGGGACTCTTCAGAGCAGCCTAGGGACATGTGGGATCGTGTCATAATGAGGAAAGGCCTCAGTGGGTTTCAGGCTCAGCTCAAGATAGGCCTGTCAGGAGTCTGGGGCAATGGATTCCCTCAGAATAAAAGACCAGAAGTCCTCGGCAGCATGGGAGACAGCGGGGTGCTGAGAAGGCTTTTCGGGACCTGCTGCTCTCTACTCGTTTTCCCGGACAAGCCAGGTCCTTGTGTGCCTCGGGTATCCTGTGAGAAAAGGCCTCTTAGACACTCATAACACACAGGAGCATATTCAAGGCTCTGACAAGTCCTGCTGGAAAGCATCCTGGATGACCCTGCTTCAGCTGCTGTTTTTCCATCCTAAATGTGATGGACCAGGAAGACGTTTCAAAGTCCCCAGGGGGAAGGCCAGCGAGACAGTGTTTTTTTGTGTGGGGCGGAGCCCGTGTCGATCCCCTCCTCCCTCGGACCCAGTGGCAATGTTGAGGGTGCCCCGTGTAGACAGTGCCCGAGGGAATCAGTGTGGCAACTTCTTGGAGGGAGTATTCAGTATAGACAGTGAAGGGAGGACACAGCCCCTTAGATGAGCCAGTGTAGACACCATCGGGGGCCAGTGTGAGAGAGTACCCAGGAGAAGCAGCATAGAAAATGTAAGGTCAAAATGTCAATGCAGACAGACGTCACAGGAGCCAGGCTAGACAACCCGGGAAACAGTGACAGCTTCCCAGAGCTGGCGGCCAAGTGACGGATGTAGACAATGGGGGCAGTCGGGTCCGCAGCCCGCATGTCCGGCAGAGATGATGGCGAAACAGTGTAGAAAGCGGACAAGGGGGTTGGCGTAGACAACGCGGGAAACCCTGTAGCAATAGGCAAGGTCAGTGTAGACAGTCGGCTCGGGAAGCGGGTGGAGGCGGCGTGTGTAGACTGTGCTCAAGGGAGCCGGGAGAGACAGAGGCCTTCGCGTGGTGGTCCCTGCCTCTGCTCACATTTGGGTACACTCACAAGGCACAGCGAGAGTCACAGACAGCAGGACGGCCTCCTTGAAGCTCTCATGCTCCACTTTGCAGGTGACGTTCTGGCCATCTGCCTGGCTGGAGGGTGTTAAGGTTAAGAGGCTGATGACGTCGAACGTGCCAGGCAGGTGTCCTGGCACCAGGCTGTCATTGGCCTTCCCGTCCGGGTATGACCAGGAGAtccgggcgggcgggcggccccCACGGGAGACGCAGCGGGCCACGggcacaggctccaggctgagcggGCCGGGCGGGACCTCCTCCGTCTCAGCCGCGTTCTCCGGCCGGGCTGTGGAGGGAAGCAAAAGGGACCAGTCAGTCCTCGCCCGCGGTCGTTCAACAGACATCTCAGCAGCAGACGGGGGAAGCTAGCTGAGGgccaggttcaaatcccaactctgtcCCCGAGCCACCGGGTGGCTTTGGGCacgtctgtgcctcagtttccttgcctgtcAACGGGAGATAATGATAGGCTCACAGGCAATGAGATTATGCAGAGAAGGCTCCTAAAATGGTAGTGGGCACATAATAACTGCTTGATAAACAATATTGTAATTGGGACGTGAATACCTTGCCTGGCAATATGACGGGCAGTGTTGGGGACCCAGGCATGACTGGgacagccccagccctgccttcaTGGGGTATACAGTCCAGGGGGAAGACAGAATTCCCCACGCAGTGGCAACCCAGAGTGGGCCAGGCTGGGATGGGGGAGCCCAGAGGGAGTGCCCCAGTCTGGGGTAGCAGTGAAGGAGGGCTTcatggaggagaggagggctggTAGTGTCCTGGAGGTCGAGATGGGAAGTGATGGGCTCAAGGTTACACAGTTGTAATGGACACAGCTAGACTTTCACACAGTTC from Panthera tigris isolate Pti1 chromosome E2, P.tigris_Pti1_mat1.1, whole genome shotgun sequence includes these protein-coding regions:
- the PVR gene encoding poliovirus receptor isoform X2, producing the protein MVWPPPLLLSLLCLLWAPTRAGTGTVDVQAPAQVRGFLGDTVELLCRLPPLEHKVQVTQATWTRRTAAGDDLNVAVFHPTQGSSFPEPGRLEFVAARPGEELRDASLALRGLRAEDEANYTCRFAMFPDGSKSARTWLRVLARPENAAETEEVPPGPLSLEPVPVARCVSRGGRPPARISWSYPDGKANDSLVPGHLPGTFDVISLLTLTPSSQADGQNVTCKVEHESFKEAVLLSVTLAVPYPPEVSISGYDDNWYLGRSEATLNCDVRSKPEPTGYDWSTTRGPLPPSAEPQGSHLLIRTVDESINTTFICHVTNALGTGQAEMTVLVREPHEEEPQPVLSIPIIVVIVVIVVTVFLVAPLLIYFCWFRRSRRTPNSSSANGCISYTAVDLNASSSQDPPAENTR
- the PVR gene encoding poliovirus receptor isoform X1 gives rise to the protein MVWPPPLLLSLLCLLWAPTRAGTGTVDVQAPAQVRGFLGDTVELLCRLPPLEHKVQVTQATWTRRTAAGDDLNVAVFHPTQGSSFPEPGRLEFVAARPGEELRDASLALRGLRAEDEANYTCRFAMFPDGSKSARTWLRVLARPENAAETEEVPPGPLSLEPVPVARCVSRGGRPPARISWSYPDGKANDSLVPGHLPGTFDVISLLTLTPSSQADGQNVTCKVEHESFKEAVLLSVTLAVPYPPEVSISGYDDNWYLGRSEATLNCDVRSKPEPTGYDWSTTRGPLPPSAEPQGSHLLIRTVDESINTTFICHVTNALGTGQAEMTVLVRGEPHEEEPQPVLSIPIIVVIVVIVVTVFLVAPLLIYFCWFRRSRRTPNSSSANGCISYTAVDLNASSSQDPPAENTR